In one window of Photorhabdus laumondii subsp. laumondii DNA:
- a CDS encoding immunity 42 family protein, translating to MIFGDPYRFAILVEYIPYWSDSSFKNGLFHFYINGKMFPDELTTATLNVDVFSLDEKNALVSFPENKELFDKEIKEAFNTMLGMISPNLVDSNLDVPEDFESSYIYKASTENIDDFGSSVFAVSYDDIVRIIGAKRRILRYDNNGCGYWEDIPKPDFYETKIYKDEVKEIISNIKKYYISL from the coding sequence ATGATTTTTGGTGATCCATATCGTTTTGCGATATTAGTAGAATATATTCCCTATTGGAGTGATAGTTCATTTAAAAATGGGTTATTCCATTTTTATATTAATGGGAAAATGTTCCCTGATGAACTAACTACCGCAACATTAAATGTGGATGTTTTTTCTTTAGATGAAAAAAATGCATTAGTTTCTTTTCCTGAAAATAAAGAGCTATTTGATAAAGAAATTAAAGAAGCATTTAACACGATGTTAGGTATGATATCTCCTAATCTGGTAGATAGTAACCTAGATGTGCCAGAAGATTTTGAATCGTCATATATTTATAAAGCTTCAACAGAGAATATTGATGATTTTGGTAGTTCTGTATTTGCTGTATCTTACGATGATATTGTTAGAATCATCGGAGCAAAACGACGTATCTTAAGATATGATAATAATGGTTGTGGTTACTGGGAAGATATTCCTAAACCTGATTTCTATGAAACAAAAATTTATAAAGATGAAGTTAAAGAAATAATTTCCAATATAAAAAAATATTATATATCATTGTAA